The genomic stretch attttattatccCTTGAACAAATTTAACTATCCTCCTAATTGATCACCAAATTAAAGAGGAAAGGATAAACACTAACacaaatcaattaaaataatacaagtaGCGCCGCACATACATGCATCACACATCTGATCTTTCTAGCTCTTTCAAGAATCTCCCCACTATCTTTCCCTATATATATTCGCATACACATATCTCTGCTGCACAGCCAGCTCCCATTCATACACACACAATAAAGACAACATTTATATAttcagaaccaaaaaaaaaaaatggtgaacgCACGATCAATAGGAATCGGAATGGACTACACGGCAAGCAGCAAGGTGGCTGTGCGGTGGGCGATCGACAACCTCGTACGAGGAGGCGACTGTATCATCGTAATACATGTCGTCTCTCCCAAAGCTGATGCTTCTTCTGCTATGCAGCTGTTCGCCGACACTGGATCTCGTACGACGTCGTTTCTCGATTATTTTTCATCCCTTTACAGTTAATTTAGTTAACGTAAATGTAAACTGTATGTAatccttaattttttattttttattttttcattttttttggggggtttcAGCTTTGATACCTCTGGAGGAGTTTAGAGAGATGAAAGTGTCGAGGAAATATGGACTTAACCCCGACCCTGAGGTTCTTCATATGCTCCATACAGTTTCCATGCAGAAAAAGGTAATTCTATCTCAAGTAAGTTTAGTGTAAGAGCgttttacatttatatatatatatatataatttttagttaaaatatttttttttctaaatttataaaaagtattattttaactaaaaaatattacatgtttcTTGATGGTCTCATACAAGACTTACTCTTCTATCTTTTACTCAACGACTATATCTGATCTCTTTGTTCCTCCTCCCTCTTCTTTTTCTGGaaagtttttactttttatatactctgtaattttttaaaatgcaattctaatttctcatttatttctgtttaattgtttttaatacCTAACAATTtctcatatactttttttttttaaattttttgttattgatGGTATGGGTAAAACAAATGATAATACATGCATATAGGTGGAGGTGGTGGCAAAGGTATATTGGGGGGATGCAAGGGAGAAAGTGTGTGGAGCAGTGGATCATCTCAACCTTGACTGTGTTGTGGTCGGAAGCAGAGGCTTAGGACTTCTCAAAAGGTATTATCTTTGTCACAACTTATACAATTAGAATTCGAATCTTAaataacactattttttttttactatttcaaaaaaaaaaattttaaaatagagtTATTTTTCGTCTTGTAACGTACAATGTTTTAATGCATACCAATTTCATACGAGCAGGATATTGCTTGGGAGTGTGAGCACATATGTGGTGCAAAACGCTACATGTCCAGTTACTGTTGTGAAAGGGAAGGTTAAATCCTAAGTCCATACCCTTCGTTGTGAACTTCAAATGGGATTGTAGATactatattacaaaaatatacttttaatctatcaattaattattattcaaaatattaaaatataaggcATGCTTTTACTTTATTTAAACTGTATTCGTCAATTGTTATACAAGTGTAAgattctctttatatttttttataatacaagTGTAAGATTCTCTGTatatcgatctttttatattttgcacCTTCAAGACGAGCTAATCATAGTGCCACTAATAAGCCTCTTTGCAACGTAATCAATAGGATTTGAAGAGATTAAAGGACCACGATTAAACTAGAAAAAGAAAGTAGCTAGTGCGAAATTACAATAAATAGTCATATGAAACTCTAATAAGAACATCATCAAGCTAAGCAGCAGACCCGGCCCGCATAATAATTGAGAGATCATATTTGAACAAATTGAAATGCGGATCTTATATTTCAACATAACAATCAATTGAGAGAACATaaatatagttttaaaaaaatacgtaAACTCCCTaaattaatcaatattttaaaaaattatttttaatttaggaATGTGCTATAGGCGGGCATGCATATTAGCACACGCCGTTGGTCTTGCTCTTCCGATCAGCCACGAACTTTTTCCAGGCGTTGGTGATCTCCAGGGTGACTTCACGTTCAGTCTTCTTGTGAACGGCGCCTTCACCATCGGCGGCGAATTTGGCGCCGACCCTGGCGGGGAGCGTTTCCAGCTCGTGGATGACTTTCTCGATGTCGTTGACCAGGCGCTCCGCCAGGGTCCGGGAGAAGTCCTCCCGGATGACGACGCGCAGCACGGTGACGTGTTCGGCGTCGGGCGGCATGGTGTACGCCGGCACGATCCAGCCGTAGCGGCGGAGCATGTCGGAGATCTCGAACTCGGTGTGGCGGCGGTTGTCTTTTAGCGAGAACGCCACCAACGGGACTCCCATGTCCTTCGATATGATGTTGAACTTCCCTGTCTTCTCCAATGCTTCTTTCAGTACCATTGCGTTCTCTTGACAATTCTCCATCACATTCTTGTAACCCTGCAAATATTTTCACGtgtccaaaaatattaaattcacCATGAATATCATTATCCAATTCTTTTTGTAACTAATTAATTACCTCGTATCCCAAACGGATTAGTTGGTAGTATTGGGCAATCACTTGACTAGAACCTGCATAtacattcaaaaataatataagcAACCGGCATGACAATTCAACTAGTCACAAGGTGAAATTTGGGAGAAGAGAAAGAGAAGAATATAAACATGAGATGAAACATCAAATTACTCTTTAGATAAAAATTTAAGGGGTTTTCAATTTTCCGGGTTAGATTAATTTGT from Ipomoea triloba cultivar NCNSP0323 chromosome 12, ASM357664v1 encodes the following:
- the LOC115998684 gene encoding universal stress protein PHOS34-like, with protein sequence MVNARSIGIGMDYTASSKVAVRWAIDNLVRGGDCIIVIHVVSPKADASSAMQLFADTGSPLIPLEEFREMKVSRKYGLNPDPEVLHMLHTVSMQKKVEVVAKVYWGDAREKVCGAVDHLNLDCVVVGSRGLGLLKRILLGSVSTYVVQNATCPVTVVKGKVKS